In one Siniperca chuatsi isolate FFG_IHB_CAS linkage group LG14, ASM2008510v1, whole genome shotgun sequence genomic region, the following are encoded:
- the LOC122888254 gene encoding uncharacterized protein LOC122888254, with translation MSEMNERMKRKMTAAMALEMLQNLDSDDSDAGDLSEVESDTDLSFVQENTSSSSESDSESIPRKKRRLLSSETRDPGVPFTADVPGLPEPVPALEPTGVLSLPLESSRPEAAVEKGKDGTVWTVLQSTERPRRRQSQNVLSIKRFREIMKILRFDKKETRRVRLQDDKFALVSATWNKFVQNSIACYKHGANITIDEQMFPTKAQCRFIQYMGNKPGKFGIKFWLAADVQDQPGWHPGENEA, from the exons atgtctgaaatgaatgaaagaatgaagagaaagatgacTGCTGCCATGGCCTTGGAGATGCTTCAGAACTTGGACAGCGATGACTCTGATGCAGGGGATCTATCGGAGGTGGAAAGTGACACCGACCTTTCCTTTGTGCAAGAAAATACTTCATCCTCATCAGAGAGTGATTCAGAGTCCATACCGAGGAAAAAGAGACGGCTACTTTCATCGGAGACTAGGGATCCAGGTGTTCCGTTCACGGCTGACGTTCCAG GCCTTCCCGAACCAGTACCTGCTCTTGAGCCAACTGGAGTGCTCAGCCTGCCCTTGGAGTCATCTCGGCCGGAGGCCGCTGTGGAAAAGGGGAAGGATGGGACGGTGTGGACGGTCCTTCAGTCAACTGAACGTCCACGGAGAAGGCAGAGCCAAAATGTCCTGTCCATAAAACGCTTCAGGGAGATAATGAAAATCCTGCGGTTCGACAAGAAAGAGACCCGACGTGTACGTCTGCAGGATGACAAGTTTGCCCTGGTATCGGCCACTTGGAATAAGTTTGTTCAGAACAGCATAGCCTGCTACAAGCATGGTGCCAACATAACCATTGATGAGCAGATGTTCCCCACCAAGGCCCAGTGCAGATTTATCCAGTACATGGGAAATAAGCCTGGTAAATTTGGAATAAAATTTTGGCTGGCTGCGGATGTCCaagaccagcctggttggcaccctggggaaaacGAAGCGTGA